The following coding sequences are from one Musa acuminata AAA Group cultivar baxijiao chromosome BXJ2-4, Cavendish_Baxijiao_AAA, whole genome shotgun sequence window:
- the LOC135610139 gene encoding sucrose-phosphate synthase-like isoform X2, with the protein MAGNEWINGYLEAILDSGGAVADDQKVSSPVSVRDGGDHFNPTKYFVEEVVTGVDETDLHRTWIKVVATRNSRERSTRLENMCWRIWHLTRKKKQLEWENVQRTANRRWEREQGRRDATEDMSEELSEGEKGDTVGELTQGETPRKKLQRNFSDIQSWSDDEKERKLYIVLISLHGLVRGENMELGRDSDTGGQVKYVVELARALSMMPGVYRVDLFTRQITSPEVDWSYGEPTEMLTSGSYDAEGNDVGESTGAYVIRVPCGPRDTYLRKELLWPYLQEFVDGALAHILNMSKVLGEQIGGGHPVWPYVIHGHYADAGDVAALLSGALNVPMVLTGHSLGRNKLEQLLKQGRQSKQDIDATYKIMRRIEAEELSLDAAELVITSTRQEIDEQWGLYDGFDVKLERVLRARARRGVNCHGRYMPRMVVIPPGMDFSSVSIQEDTADADGDLKDLIGADGASPRAVPPIWSEVMRFFTNPHKPMILALSRPDPKKNITTLVKAFGECRPLRELANLTLIMGNRDDIDEMSTGNASVLTTVLKLIDKYDLYGLVAYPKHHKQSDVPDIYRLGAKTKGVFINPALVEPFGLTLIEAAAHGLPMVATKNGGPVDIHRALNNGLLVDPHDQQAIADALLKLVAEKNLWHDCRKNGWRNIHLFSWPEHCRTYLSRVAACRMRHPQWKTDTPTDEALVEEESFGDSIWDVHESSLRLSMDGERSSLGGSLEYDPAEVGKVAGEGDPEMQDQVKRILSKINRQAPKPQGGISNSNNQNEVSGPTINKYPLLRRRRRLFVIAADCYDSNGGPDRKMLQLIQEVFKAIRSDSQMSKISGFALSTAMSISQVLSLLKSGKIPATDFDALICSSGSEVYYPGTAQCMDAEGKLCADPDYATHIEYRWGYDGVKRTLVKLMTSQNAQDNKKSTSIIEEDVQSSNPHCVSFVVKDSAEARPVDDLRQKLRMRGLRCHLMYCRSSTRLQVVPLLASRSQALRYLFVRWGLNVGNMYVIVGERGDTDYEELVSGYHKTVIMKGMVEKGSEELLRTAGSYHKEDTVPGHSPLVVFANKGIAAEEIMRALKEASKAASGM; encoded by the exons ATGGCAGGAAACGAATGGATCAATGGGTACCTGGAGGCGATACTGGACAGCGGCGGGGCTGTCGCGGATGACCAGAAGGTGTCGTCGCCGGTGAGCGTGAGGGACGGCGGCGACCATTTCAATCCGACCAAGTACTTCGTGGAGGAGGTCGTCACCGGCGTCGACGAGACCGACCTCCACCGGACGTGGATCAAGGTGGTGGCGACGCGAAACTCCCGGGAGAGGAGCACCAGGCTCGAGAACATGTGCTGGCGCATCTGGCACCTCACTCGGAAGAAGAAGCAG TTGGAGTGGGAGAATGTTCAAAGAACAGCCAACCGGCGATGGGAGCGGGAGCAAGGACGAAGAGATGCCACTGAGGACATGTCAGAAGAACTATCAGAAGGCGAAAAGGGTGACACAGTGGGTGAATTGACGCAAGGTGAAACACCTAGGAAAAAGTTACAGAGGAACTTCTCTGATATCCAGTCCTGGTCTGATGATGAGAAAGAGAGAAAGCTCTATATTGTGCTCATCAG TTTGCATGGCTTGGTTCGTGGAGAAAACATGGAACTAGGAAGGGACTCAGACACAGGTGGTCAG GTGAAGTACGTGGTGGAGCTTGCTCGAGCACTCTCTATGATGCCAGGGGTCTATAGGGTTGACCTTTTCACTCGTCAGATAACATCCCCTGAAGTGGACTGGAGCTATGGGGAGCCAACAGAGATGCTAACCTCAGGCTCCTACGATGCAGAGGGGAATGATGTTGGGGAGAGTACCGGAGCTTATGTCATTCGTGTACCTTGTGGTCCGAGGGATACATATCTGCGCAAAGAACTGCTTTGGCCCTACCTACAAGAGTTTGTAGATGGAGCTTTAGCTCACATTCTCAATATGTCTAAGGTGTTGGGGGAACAGATTGGTGGGGGACATCCTGTTTGGCCGTATGTGATTCATGGCCATTATGCTGATGCTGGAGATGTCGCTGCTCTTCTTTCGGGTGCCTTGAATGTTCCCATGGTTCTTACGGGCCATTCACTGGGGAGGAACAAACTAGAACAACTTCTTAAGCAAGGTCGACAATCTAAGCAGGATATCGATGCGACATACAAGATAATGAGGCGCATAGAAGCTGAGGAGCTCTCCTTGGATGCAGCTGAGCTTGTTATAACAAGCACAAGGCAAGAGATTGATGAGCAGTGGGGACTCTATGATGGCTTTGATGTCAAACTCGAGAGAGTGCTGAGAGCTCGCGCTCGACGGGGGGTCAACTGCCACGGCCGCTACATGCCAAGGATGGTG GTCATCCCTCCTGGGATGGATTTCAGTAGTGTATCAATTCAAGAAGACACAGCTGATGCTGATGGAGATTTAAAAGATCTTATTGGTGCCGATGGGGCTTCACCTAGGGCAGTTCCACCGATATGGTCTGAG GTTATGCGTTTCTTCACAAATCCTCACAAACCTATGATTTTGGCTCTATCAAGACCTGACCCTAAGAAGAACATCACTACCCTTGTGAAAGCCTTTGGAGAATGCCGTCCGTTGAGAGAGCTTGCAAATCTT ACATTAATCATGGGGAACAGAGACGACATAGACGAGATGTCTACTGGCAATGCTAGTGTGCTCACAACAGTGTTAAAACTAATTGACAAGTATGATCTGTATGGACTTGTGGCTTACCCAAAGCATCACAAGCAGTCTGATGTTCCAGATATCTACAGGCTTGGTGCGAAAACAAAG GGAGTGTTCATAAATCCAGCTCTTGTCGAGCCATTCGGTCTTACCTTAATTGAG GCAGCTGCTCATGGACTGCCGATGGTGGCCACAAAAAATGGAGGTCCTGTCGATATTCATAGG GCATTGAATAACGGGTTGCTTGTGGATCCACATGATCAGCAAGCCATTGCTGATGCGCTGCTAAAACTAGTTGCAGAGAAGAACCTGTGGCATGACTGCAGGAAAAATGGGTGGCGGAACATTCATCTCTTTTCGTGGCCCGAGCACTGCAGGACATACCTTTCTAGAGTAGCGGCATGCAGGATGAGACATCCACAATGGAAGACCGACACTCCAACAGACGAGGCGCTCGTGGAAGAGGAGTCATTTGGAGACTCCATATGGGATGTACACGAGTCATCTCTTAGGCTTTCCATGGATGGCGAGAGAAGCTCCCTCGGTGGTTCCCTCGAGTATGACCCGGCCGAGGTTGGGAAAGTTGCAGGAGAGGGTGACCCGGAGATGCAAGATCAAGTGAAGAGAATTTTGAGCAAGATAAATCGACAGGCACCGAAACCACAGGGTGGTATCAGTAACAGCAACAACCAAAATGAGGTCTCAGGACCTACCATTAACAAGTATCCTCTTCTCCGAAGGCGTAGGCGACTGTTTGTGATAGCTGCTGATTGTTACGATAGCAACGGAGGTCCTGACAGGAAAATGTTGCAGCTGATACAGGAAGTCTTCAAGGCTATCAGATCGGATTCTCAGATGTCCAAGATTTCTGGTTTTGCTCTCTCAACTGCTATGTCCATCTCGCAGGTTCTAAGCCTATTAAAGTCGGGGAAGATCCCAGCCACAGATTTTGATGCTCTGATCTGTAGCAGCGGCAGCGAAGTGTATTATCCCGGCACAGCTCAGTGCATGGATGCAGAAGGAAAGCTATGTGCAGATCCTGATTACGCCACGCACATCGAATACCGCTGGGGATATGATGGTGTGAAGCGGACTTTAGTGAAGTTAATGACCTCTCAAAATGCTCAAGATAACAAGAAGTCCACTAGCATCATAGAGGAAGACGTCCAATCCAGCAATCCTCATTGTGTCTCTTTCGTGGTCAAGGATTCGGCCGAG GCAAGGCCGGTCGATGATCTTCGTCAGAAGCTTAGAATGCGTGGACTTCGATGCCATCTTATGTACTGCAGAAGCTCCACAAGGTTGCAGGTTGTCCCTCTGCTAGCATCCCGATCTCAAGCACTGAG GTACTTATTTGTCCGCTGGGGTCTAAATGTGGGGAACATGTACGTGATCGTCGGAGAAAGAGGTGATACGGATTATGAGGAGCTCGTATCGGGATACCACAAGACGGTGATCATGAAAGGGATGGTGGAGAAAGGCTCGGAAGAGCTACTGAGAACCGCAGGGAGCTACCACAAGGAAGACACGGTTCCAGGGCATAGCCCCCTTGTGGTCTTCGCCAACAAAGGCATCGCGGCGGAGGAGATCATGAGGGCACTGAAAGAAGCATCAAAAGCTGCATCTGGAATGTGA
- the LOC135610139 gene encoding sucrose-phosphate synthase-like isoform X1, which translates to MAGNEWINGYLEAILDSGGAVADDQKVSSPVSVRDGGDHFNPTKYFVEEVVTGVDETDLHRTWIKVVATRNSRERSTRLENMCWRIWHLTRKKKQLEWENVQRTANRRWEREQGRRDATEDMSEELSEGEKGDTVGELTQGETPRKKLQRNFSDIQSWSDDEKERKLYIVLISLHGLVRGENMELGRDSDTGGQVKYVVELARALSMMPGVYRVDLFTRQITSPEVDWSYGEPTEMLTSGSYDAEGNDVGESTGAYVIRVPCGPRDTYLRKELLWPYLQEFVDGALAHILNMSKVLGEQIGGGHPVWPYVIHGHYADAGDVAALLSGALNVPMVLTGHSLGRNKLEQLLKQGRQSKQDIDATYKIMRRIEAEELSLDAAELVITSTRQEIDEQWGLYDGFDVKLERVLRARARRGVNCHGRYMPRMVVIPPGMDFSSVSIQEDTADADGDLKDLIGADGASPRAVPPIWSEGPFLQVMRFFTNPHKPMILALSRPDPKKNITTLVKAFGECRPLRELANLTLIMGNRDDIDEMSTGNASVLTTVLKLIDKYDLYGLVAYPKHHKQSDVPDIYRLGAKTKGVFINPALVEPFGLTLIEAAAHGLPMVATKNGGPVDIHRALNNGLLVDPHDQQAIADALLKLVAEKNLWHDCRKNGWRNIHLFSWPEHCRTYLSRVAACRMRHPQWKTDTPTDEALVEEESFGDSIWDVHESSLRLSMDGERSSLGGSLEYDPAEVGKVAGEGDPEMQDQVKRILSKINRQAPKPQGGISNSNNQNEVSGPTINKYPLLRRRRRLFVIAADCYDSNGGPDRKMLQLIQEVFKAIRSDSQMSKISGFALSTAMSISQVLSLLKSGKIPATDFDALICSSGSEVYYPGTAQCMDAEGKLCADPDYATHIEYRWGYDGVKRTLVKLMTSQNAQDNKKSTSIIEEDVQSSNPHCVSFVVKDSAEARPVDDLRQKLRMRGLRCHLMYCRSSTRLQVVPLLASRSQALRYLFVRWGLNVGNMYVIVGERGDTDYEELVSGYHKTVIMKGMVEKGSEELLRTAGSYHKEDTVPGHSPLVVFANKGIAAEEIMRALKEASKAASGM; encoded by the exons ATGGCAGGAAACGAATGGATCAATGGGTACCTGGAGGCGATACTGGACAGCGGCGGGGCTGTCGCGGATGACCAGAAGGTGTCGTCGCCGGTGAGCGTGAGGGACGGCGGCGACCATTTCAATCCGACCAAGTACTTCGTGGAGGAGGTCGTCACCGGCGTCGACGAGACCGACCTCCACCGGACGTGGATCAAGGTGGTGGCGACGCGAAACTCCCGGGAGAGGAGCACCAGGCTCGAGAACATGTGCTGGCGCATCTGGCACCTCACTCGGAAGAAGAAGCAG TTGGAGTGGGAGAATGTTCAAAGAACAGCCAACCGGCGATGGGAGCGGGAGCAAGGACGAAGAGATGCCACTGAGGACATGTCAGAAGAACTATCAGAAGGCGAAAAGGGTGACACAGTGGGTGAATTGACGCAAGGTGAAACACCTAGGAAAAAGTTACAGAGGAACTTCTCTGATATCCAGTCCTGGTCTGATGATGAGAAAGAGAGAAAGCTCTATATTGTGCTCATCAG TTTGCATGGCTTGGTTCGTGGAGAAAACATGGAACTAGGAAGGGACTCAGACACAGGTGGTCAG GTGAAGTACGTGGTGGAGCTTGCTCGAGCACTCTCTATGATGCCAGGGGTCTATAGGGTTGACCTTTTCACTCGTCAGATAACATCCCCTGAAGTGGACTGGAGCTATGGGGAGCCAACAGAGATGCTAACCTCAGGCTCCTACGATGCAGAGGGGAATGATGTTGGGGAGAGTACCGGAGCTTATGTCATTCGTGTACCTTGTGGTCCGAGGGATACATATCTGCGCAAAGAACTGCTTTGGCCCTACCTACAAGAGTTTGTAGATGGAGCTTTAGCTCACATTCTCAATATGTCTAAGGTGTTGGGGGAACAGATTGGTGGGGGACATCCTGTTTGGCCGTATGTGATTCATGGCCATTATGCTGATGCTGGAGATGTCGCTGCTCTTCTTTCGGGTGCCTTGAATGTTCCCATGGTTCTTACGGGCCATTCACTGGGGAGGAACAAACTAGAACAACTTCTTAAGCAAGGTCGACAATCTAAGCAGGATATCGATGCGACATACAAGATAATGAGGCGCATAGAAGCTGAGGAGCTCTCCTTGGATGCAGCTGAGCTTGTTATAACAAGCACAAGGCAAGAGATTGATGAGCAGTGGGGACTCTATGATGGCTTTGATGTCAAACTCGAGAGAGTGCTGAGAGCTCGCGCTCGACGGGGGGTCAACTGCCACGGCCGCTACATGCCAAGGATGGTG GTCATCCCTCCTGGGATGGATTTCAGTAGTGTATCAATTCAAGAAGACACAGCTGATGCTGATGGAGATTTAAAAGATCTTATTGGTGCCGATGGGGCTTCACCTAGGGCAGTTCCACCGATATGGTCTGAG GGACCATTCCTGCAGGTTATGCGTTTCTTCACAAATCCTCACAAACCTATGATTTTGGCTCTATCAAGACCTGACCCTAAGAAGAACATCACTACCCTTGTGAAAGCCTTTGGAGAATGCCGTCCGTTGAGAGAGCTTGCAAATCTT ACATTAATCATGGGGAACAGAGACGACATAGACGAGATGTCTACTGGCAATGCTAGTGTGCTCACAACAGTGTTAAAACTAATTGACAAGTATGATCTGTATGGACTTGTGGCTTACCCAAAGCATCACAAGCAGTCTGATGTTCCAGATATCTACAGGCTTGGTGCGAAAACAAAG GGAGTGTTCATAAATCCAGCTCTTGTCGAGCCATTCGGTCTTACCTTAATTGAG GCAGCTGCTCATGGACTGCCGATGGTGGCCACAAAAAATGGAGGTCCTGTCGATATTCATAGG GCATTGAATAACGGGTTGCTTGTGGATCCACATGATCAGCAAGCCATTGCTGATGCGCTGCTAAAACTAGTTGCAGAGAAGAACCTGTGGCATGACTGCAGGAAAAATGGGTGGCGGAACATTCATCTCTTTTCGTGGCCCGAGCACTGCAGGACATACCTTTCTAGAGTAGCGGCATGCAGGATGAGACATCCACAATGGAAGACCGACACTCCAACAGACGAGGCGCTCGTGGAAGAGGAGTCATTTGGAGACTCCATATGGGATGTACACGAGTCATCTCTTAGGCTTTCCATGGATGGCGAGAGAAGCTCCCTCGGTGGTTCCCTCGAGTATGACCCGGCCGAGGTTGGGAAAGTTGCAGGAGAGGGTGACCCGGAGATGCAAGATCAAGTGAAGAGAATTTTGAGCAAGATAAATCGACAGGCACCGAAACCACAGGGTGGTATCAGTAACAGCAACAACCAAAATGAGGTCTCAGGACCTACCATTAACAAGTATCCTCTTCTCCGAAGGCGTAGGCGACTGTTTGTGATAGCTGCTGATTGTTACGATAGCAACGGAGGTCCTGACAGGAAAATGTTGCAGCTGATACAGGAAGTCTTCAAGGCTATCAGATCGGATTCTCAGATGTCCAAGATTTCTGGTTTTGCTCTCTCAACTGCTATGTCCATCTCGCAGGTTCTAAGCCTATTAAAGTCGGGGAAGATCCCAGCCACAGATTTTGATGCTCTGATCTGTAGCAGCGGCAGCGAAGTGTATTATCCCGGCACAGCTCAGTGCATGGATGCAGAAGGAAAGCTATGTGCAGATCCTGATTACGCCACGCACATCGAATACCGCTGGGGATATGATGGTGTGAAGCGGACTTTAGTGAAGTTAATGACCTCTCAAAATGCTCAAGATAACAAGAAGTCCACTAGCATCATAGAGGAAGACGTCCAATCCAGCAATCCTCATTGTGTCTCTTTCGTGGTCAAGGATTCGGCCGAG GCAAGGCCGGTCGATGATCTTCGTCAGAAGCTTAGAATGCGTGGACTTCGATGCCATCTTATGTACTGCAGAAGCTCCACAAGGTTGCAGGTTGTCCCTCTGCTAGCATCCCGATCTCAAGCACTGAG GTACTTATTTGTCCGCTGGGGTCTAAATGTGGGGAACATGTACGTGATCGTCGGAGAAAGAGGTGATACGGATTATGAGGAGCTCGTATCGGGATACCACAAGACGGTGATCATGAAAGGGATGGTGGAGAAAGGCTCGGAAGAGCTACTGAGAACCGCAGGGAGCTACCACAAGGAAGACACGGTTCCAGGGCATAGCCCCCTTGTGGTCTTCGCCAACAAAGGCATCGCGGCGGAGGAGATCATGAGGGCACTGAAAGAAGCATCAAAAGCTGCATCTGGAATGTGA
- the LOC103981781 gene encoding glycine-rich RNA-binding protein 4, mitochondrial: MAFCSKLGGLIRQGLVRNGVAGGPNEAMHLLNSARHMSSTKLFVGGLSFGTDDQSLKEAFNSFGNVVEARVITDRDTGRSRGFGFVNFDSDASASEALSGMDGQELNGRNIRVSYANDRPSGGPRGGFGGGFGGSGGFGGSGGYGGGSAGRNDY, encoded by the exons ATGGCATTTTGCAGCAAACTTGGTGGCTTAATTAGGCAAGGACTTGTGAGAAATGGAGTAGCTGGTGGACCAAATGAAGCTATGCATCTTCTTAACTCTGCAcgccatatgtcatcaacaaaactttTTGTAGGAG GTCTCTCCTTTGGTACTGATGACCAATCCCTTAAGGAGGCATTTAACAGCTTTGGGAATGTGGTTGAAG CAAGAGTTATTACCGATAGAGACACTGGAAGATCGAGGGGATTTGGGTTTGTAAACTTTGATAGTGATGCATCAGCTAGCGAAGCTTTGTCTGGCATGGATGGTCAG GAATTAAATGGCCGGAACATTCGGGTAAGCTATGCTAATGATCGACCTAGCGGTGGGCCTCGAGGTGGGTTTGGTGGTGGTTTTGGTGGCAGCGGTGGTTTTGGCGGCAGCGGTGGCTACGGTGGTGGATCTGCAGGACGGAATGACTATTGA